A genomic region of Vibrio ziniensis contains the following coding sequences:
- a CDS encoding ABC transporter ATP-binding protein: MNNPLIEVENLRIQFKNDGKLTDAVRNVSFTLGKEKLGIVGESGSGKSTVGRSLLKLHPRSASVTADTMRFKDLDLLTATEAQMQKVRGNRISMILQDPKYSLNPVVTVGKQISEAFLVHTKVSKAEAKERTLAMLNAVKIRDPKRVYDLYPHEISGGMGQRIMIAMMMIPEPEIIIADEPTSALDVSVRLQVLAVLDDLVQERGLGLIFISHDLNLVRSFCDRVLVMYAGRVVESIAAKDLDNAKHPYTQGLLASLPSLDNRRDVLPVLQRSPAWLEA, from the coding sequence ATGAATAATCCATTAATTGAAGTTGAAAACTTGCGTATCCAGTTCAAAAACGACGGCAAACTGACTGATGCAGTTCGCAACGTGAGCTTTACATTAGGGAAAGAAAAACTGGGTATTGTGGGCGAATCGGGTTCTGGTAAATCTACGGTGGGTCGCTCACTGCTAAAGCTTCATCCACGCAGTGCATCTGTTACAGCCGATACCATGCGTTTTAAAGATTTGGACTTGTTGACGGCAACAGAAGCCCAAATGCAGAAGGTTCGTGGCAATCGCATCTCGATGATTTTGCAAGACCCTAAATACTCGTTAAACCCAGTGGTGACAGTGGGTAAGCAGATTTCCGAAGCGTTTTTGGTGCACACCAAAGTATCCAAAGCTGAAGCGAAGGAGCGTACTTTAGCTATGCTAAATGCGGTAAAAATCCGCGACCCGAAACGCGTTTATGATCTTTACCCACACGAGATTTCAGGTGGTATGGGACAGCGCATCATGATCGCTATGATGATGATTCCAGAGCCGGAAATCATTATTGCTGACGAACCCACCTCCGCGCTTGATGTATCAGTGCGATTACAAGTTCTTGCGGTATTAGATGATTTGGTTCAGGAGCGTGGCTTGGGACTTATCTTTATTAGTCATGACTTAAACTTAGTGCGCAGCTTCTGCGACCGAGTATTAGTGATGTATGCGGGACGAGTGGTAGAAAGCATTGCTGCGAAAGATCTCGATAATGCTAAACATCCTTACACACAAGGGTTGCTGGCATCATTGCCGAGTTTAGATAACCGCCGTGATGTGTTGCCTGTTCTGCAACGTTCACCAGCATGGCTAGAAGCATAA
- a CDS encoding ABC transporter permease — MSETTVVSTNKMASTTEKTSTAKAAAAPNSRYHASLENAKRTARRILANPLTMGGIVVVCCLMLIAIFAPWLSHYDPTVQDLTNAMKAPSGAHWFGTDEYGRDIYSRIIWGSRVTLYVVFLVTVIIGPVGLAVGVISGYFGGIVDTIFMRITDIFISFPSLVLALAFVAALGPGLDHAIIAIALTAWPPIARLARAETMTLRNADYIMAVRLTGASTPRIIIRHIVPMCLSSVIIRLTFNMAGIILTAAGLGFLGLGAQPPIPEWGAMISSGRRYMLECWWMVAFPGMAIMMVSLAFNLLGDGLRDALDPRGE; from the coding sequence ATGAGTGAGACAACTGTGGTTTCTACAAATAAAATGGCTTCGACAACAGAAAAGACTTCAACAGCGAAAGCAGCCGCTGCACCGAATTCTCGTTATCACGCGTCGCTAGAAAATGCGAAGCGCACAGCGAGAAGAATACTGGCAAACCCGCTTACCATGGGTGGTATTGTCGTGGTGTGTTGTTTGATGCTGATTGCGATTTTTGCCCCTTGGCTCAGTCACTACGACCCAACGGTTCAGGACTTAACCAACGCGATGAAAGCACCTAGTGGTGCGCACTGGTTTGGTACTGATGAATATGGTCGTGACATCTACAGCCGAATCATTTGGGGTTCACGCGTTACCTTATACGTGGTGTTCTTAGTAACTGTCATCATCGGTCCTGTTGGGCTGGCGGTCGGGGTAATTTCTGGTTACTTCGGTGGTATTGTTGACACCATTTTCATGCGCATAACCGATATCTTTATTTCATTCCCAAGCCTTGTATTGGCGCTCGCTTTCGTGGCGGCTTTAGGTCCGGGTCTAGACCATGCGATTATCGCTATTGCCTTAACAGCTTGGCCGCCGATTGCTCGTCTAGCTCGCGCAGAAACAATGACATTGCGTAACGCTGATTACATCATGGCAGTGAGACTGACGGGCGCATCAACGCCAAGAATCATCATTCGCCACATTGTTCCTATGTGTTTGTCTTCAGTGATTATCCGTCTGACATTCAACATGGCGGGCATCATCTTAACGGCTGCGGGTTTAGGCTTCTTGGGGCTTGGTGCTCAACCACCAATTCCAGAGTGGGGTGCAATGATCTCTTCTGGACGCCGTTACATGCTTGAATGCTGGTGGATGGTTGCCTTCCCAGGTATGGCAATCATGATGGTTTCGCTAGCGTTTAACTTATTAGGTGATGGTCTGCGCGACGCACTGGATCCTCGAGGTGAATAA
- a CDS encoding GNAT family N-acetyltransferase: MSFEHKRVDPTHADFVALVTELNASLVSVTNDSGESSFSAEEFDIQSDGCVVVYAEQIPVACGVFRRQIEGVCEIKRMYSKRSGAGSYLLSTLEAYATVKGYRKAVLSTRRVNVKAVEFYQRNSYVESEPYGKYVGVDRSICMSKTLQ; this comes from the coding sequence ATGAGTTTTGAGCATAAAAGAGTAGATCCTACTCATGCAGATTTTGTGGCGTTAGTTACTGAGCTAAATGCTTCTCTTGTTAGTGTCACTAATGACTCAGGTGAAAGCTCTTTTTCAGCCGAAGAGTTCGACATTCAATCAGACGGTTGCGTCGTTGTTTATGCTGAACAGATACCTGTTGCCTGTGGAGTTTTTCGTAGACAGATTGAGGGCGTTTGCGAGATCAAACGGATGTATTCAAAACGCTCTGGCGCCGGGAGTTATCTGCTAAGCACGTTGGAGGCTTATGCTACCGTTAAAGGTTATCGCAAAGCTGTGCTTTCCACGCGGCGTGTCAACGTAAAAGCGGTGGAGTTTTATCAACGAAATTCGTATGTTGAGTCAGAACCGTATGGCAAATACGTTGGAGTAGACAGGTCAATTTGTATGAGCAAAACACTGCAGTAG
- a CDS encoding ABC transporter permease translates to MVNAIPLRMDNLAAIGRKLVTIAITLLGLLTLTFLIGRVMPVDPVLSIVGPDADHETYMQVYKQLGLDLPLWKQYLIYVNDLLHGDLGRAAMTGQPVSEEIARVLPATVELGTFAIIIGTGCGIPLGVYAASQRGRLGDYIVRVMSLTGYSVPIFWFGMMGLLIFYAWLGWVGGAGRVDLYFDGLVEPKTGLLLVDSAMAGEWEVFRSALSHLILPACILGMHSMAYISRMTRSFMLAQLSQEYIITARVKGLSARAVLWGHAFMNIRVQLLTIVALAYGTMLEGAVLIETVFAWPGFGQYLTHSLLRGDMNAVMGCVLIVGMIFITLNLIADALYKVFDPRTR, encoded by the coding sequence ATGGTAAATGCTATACCCTTGCGGATGGATAATCTTGCAGCAATCGGCAGAAAGCTCGTAACTATTGCTATTACTTTGCTCGGATTACTCACACTTACCTTTTTAATTGGTCGTGTTATGCCGGTTGACCCTGTGTTGTCAATTGTTGGCCCTGATGCAGACCATGAAACTTACATGCAGGTATACAAACAGTTAGGTTTGGACTTGCCACTTTGGAAACAATATTTAATTTACGTTAACGACCTACTGCATGGTGACCTTGGTCGTGCTGCAATGACAGGTCAGCCGGTAAGCGAAGAGATTGCTCGCGTATTACCTGCAACTGTCGAACTCGGCACATTCGCCATCATCATTGGTACTGGTTGTGGTATTCCGCTTGGTGTTTATGCAGCATCACAACGTGGTCGCTTAGGTGATTACATTGTGCGTGTAATGAGTTTGACCGGTTATTCCGTGCCTATTTTCTGGTTCGGTATGATGGGCTTGTTGATTTTCTACGCATGGCTCGGTTGGGTTGGTGGCGCAGGTCGTGTTGACCTTTACTTTGATGGTTTAGTTGAACCAAAAACAGGTTTGCTACTGGTCGACTCAGCAATGGCTGGTGAGTGGGAAGTGTTTCGCAGTGCGTTATCGCACCTAATCTTACCTGCTTGTATTCTGGGCATGCACTCCATGGCTTATATCAGCCGTATGACGCGTAGCTTTATGCTGGCGCAACTTTCTCAGGAATACATCATTACTGCTCGTGTTAAAGGTCTTTCTGCTCGTGCTGTTCTTTGGGGACACGCGTTCATGAACATTCGTGTTCAGTTACTGACTATCGTCGCTTTGGCATACGGCACCATGTTGGAAGGTGCGGTACTGATTGAAACAGTATTTGCGTGGCCGGGATTTGGTCAATACCTCACACACAGCCTACTACGTGGTGACATGAATGCTGTAATGGGCTGTGTTCTGATTGTCGGCATGATTTTCATCACGCTGAACTTGATTGCAGATGCTCTTTATAAAGTGTTTGACCCGAGGACCCGATAA
- a CDS encoding ABC transporter ATP-binding protein, with product MSMIEVHDLNLSFGEREAATQVLKNINLAVEENESFGLVGESGSGKTTILKCLAGIFNHWTGHLEIDGFTLEKKLQKARCRNIQMVFQDPYGSLHPLHTVESTLKEPLTIHGMDRKDERINEILLKVGLNADFRYRYPHQLSGGQRQRVAIARALILEPKILLLDEPTSALDVSVQAEILNLLAQLRVSENLTYLLVSHDLAVVAHLCSKIAVMQNGEILETLQSGDLVMTPENHPYTKMLVEASHQYSRDMASAAALVTD from the coding sequence ATGTCGATGATAGAAGTGCATGATTTGAACCTCAGCTTTGGTGAAAGAGAAGCAGCAACTCAGGTTCTAAAAAACATCAATTTAGCAGTAGAAGAAAATGAATCGTTTGGGCTCGTGGGCGAATCGGGCTCGGGTAAAACCACGATATTGAAATGCTTGGCAGGGATATTTAATCACTGGACTGGGCATCTGGAAATCGACGGTTTTACGCTAGAGAAGAAGCTGCAAAAAGCACGTTGCCGAAACATTCAGATGGTGTTCCAAGATCCGTATGGTTCTTTGCACCCGTTACACACGGTGGAATCTACCTTGAAAGAGCCACTTACCATTCATGGTATGGATCGTAAGGATGAGCGTATCAATGAGATTTTACTTAAAGTGGGCCTGAATGCAGACTTTCGTTATCGCTATCCGCACCAGTTGTCCGGTGGGCAACGTCAACGTGTTGCGATTGCGAGGGCATTGATTCTAGAGCCTAAGATTCTGCTGCTGGATGAACCAACATCTGCGCTTGATGTGTCTGTTCAGGCAGAGATTTTGAACCTTCTTGCCCAGCTTCGAGTGTCCGAAAATCTGACCTATTTGTTAGTAAGCCATGATTTGGCTGTGGTTGCGCACCTTTGCAGTAAAATTGCCGTGATGCAAAACGGTGAAATACTTGAAACGCTGCAAAGTGGTGACTTGGTCATGACACCAGAAAACCACCCTTACACAAAAATGCTGGTGGAAGCGAGCCATCAGTATTCTCGCGATATGGCGAGCGCTGCTGCGTTGGTTACTGACTAA
- a CDS encoding ABC transporter substrate-binding protein: MRNKKTLAVLIAGALFAASPLMSTAEAATPKDQLIIGMSMNNMLTFDPAALTGNDAMDVVSNTYEALVELDPVEKSKLLPALAESWTYSDDGKKITFKLRKGVKFQSGNDFTAKDVAWSWARTVKLNLAQASYWKTYGFKADNIDSLVNVVDDYTIELNTPERLDPKLVMYTLASSAGALIIDSELAKKHIVNDDYARDWLNSHSAGSGPYDIAQWRVNDVIIMNRNSSYWRGEPKMRRVMFRHMTESQSLRLMVKQGDIDIAKGLSVADVNALKSENEVKVEEVQKGNVYYLAMSMKDQHFKDKNIRDAVRHLIDYKGINDTIMPSYGVYHQRPIQLGLPATLAEPGYKLDVDMAKNLLNEAGYKDGFKTTIRVLAEPPFLQIATAVQATLAEAGIEAELLTGTGNQVYGAMRERQFEMIVGRGGGGAEPHPHANLRSLAYNPDNRDEAKLTNFQGWRTSFHSEEMNNLIEQAAGEMDEQKQIELYQKAQNLYADLVAPIQPISQVVESVVVRSDLRDYVPHPSYTTHLRDVYKAR; this comes from the coding sequence ATGCGAAACAAAAAAACTCTCGCAGTATTGATTGCAGGTGCTCTGTTTGCTGCTTCACCTTTGATGAGTACTGCTGAGGCTGCTACGCCGAAAGACCAGCTCATCATAGGTATGAGTATGAACAACATGCTGACCTTCGATCCTGCTGCGCTGACGGGTAACGATGCAATGGACGTTGTTTCTAACACCTACGAAGCATTGGTTGAGTTAGATCCTGTTGAAAAATCCAAACTGCTGCCTGCGTTAGCAGAGAGCTGGACTTACAGTGATGACGGTAAAAAAATCACCTTCAAGCTACGTAAAGGTGTGAAGTTCCAGTCTGGCAACGATTTCACAGCTAAAGATGTGGCTTGGTCATGGGCGCGTACGGTTAAGTTAAATTTGGCTCAGGCTTCTTACTGGAAAACCTACGGTTTTAAAGCGGACAACATTGATTCATTGGTTAACGTGGTTGATGACTACACCATTGAGCTGAATACCCCTGAACGTCTTGATCCAAAATTGGTGATGTATACGTTAGCGAGTTCAGCTGGCGCACTTATTATCGACAGTGAGCTTGCGAAGAAACACATCGTAAATGATGACTATGCTCGTGACTGGCTTAACTCCCACAGTGCAGGTTCAGGCCCATATGATATCGCTCAGTGGCGTGTAAATGATGTGATCATCATGAACCGTAACAGCAGCTATTGGCGCGGTGAACCTAAGATGCGCCGTGTGATGTTCCGCCATATGACCGAATCTCAAAGTTTGCGCTTAATGGTGAAACAAGGCGATATCGATATTGCGAAAGGTTTATCGGTAGCTGACGTTAACGCTCTTAAAAGCGAAAACGAAGTGAAAGTCGAAGAAGTGCAAAAGGGTAACGTTTATTACCTAGCAATGAGCATGAAAGATCAGCACTTTAAAGACAAAAATATACGTGATGCTGTTCGTCATTTGATTGATTATAAAGGTATTAACGACACCATCATGCCTAGCTATGGTGTTTACCATCAGCGTCCAATTCAATTGGGTTTACCTGCAACGCTTGCAGAGCCTGGCTACAAACTTGACGTAGATATGGCGAAGAATTTGTTGAATGAAGCCGGTTATAAAGATGGTTTCAAAACTACCATTCGCGTTCTTGCTGAACCACCATTCCTACAAATCGCAACGGCGGTACAAGCAACGCTTGCTGAAGCGGGTATCGAAGCTGAACTGTTAACTGGTACCGGTAACCAAGTTTATGGCGCAATGCGTGAACGTCAATTCGAGATGATTGTTGGCCGTGGCGGCGGCGGTGCTGAGCCTCATCCGCATGCGAACTTGCGTTCACTGGCGTACAACCCAGATAACCGTGACGAAGCAAAACTCACCAACTTCCAAGGTTGGAGAACTTCTTTCCATAGCGAAGAGATGAACAATCTTATCGAACAAGCCGCAGGCGAAATGGATGAACAGAAGCAAATTGAGCTTTACCAAAAAGCACAGAATCTCTATGCAGATTTGGTAGCACCGATTCAGCCTATTTCACAAGTTGTAGAGTCAGTGGTGGTACGTTCTGATCTTCGTGATTATGTTCCTCATCCTTCTTATACGACTCATCTTCGAGATGTGTACAAAGCACGTTAA
- a CDS encoding mandelate racemase family protein → MIISMVKVNVFQYLAKRSADTAGHSHPNPAGSQASLAMLTIETEDGHKGHAFGPVEVIRAHVVHAFFKKVLIGKHAFDRELIWQELEHWQRGSAGQLTDRALAVVDQALWDLAGRALNTPVYRLIGGYRDKVPAYGSTMCGDELEGGLATPEDYARFAEQLVNKGYKGIKLHTWMPPVSFAPSVIMDIKACEAVREAVGPHIALMLDGFHWYSRTEAYTIGKALQRLDFAWFEEPMNEQSTASYAWLKSKLDIPVLGPESASGKHHTRAEWVLSQSCDILRAGVPGVGGISPTLKTAHLAEAFGMNCEVHGNGAANLAVCAAIKNCQWYERGLLHPFLNYDEVPDYLNSLPDPMDEEGFVHLSQEPGLGEDINFAYIEENTTNEFQ, encoded by the coding sequence ATGATCATTAGTATGGTGAAAGTAAATGTTTTTCAGTATTTAGCAAAACGCTCTGCTGATACTGCTGGTCACTCTCATCCCAATCCTGCAGGCTCGCAAGCAAGTTTAGCGATGCTGACGATTGAAACGGAAGATGGCCATAAGGGGCATGCTTTTGGACCTGTTGAAGTGATCCGCGCACATGTTGTACATGCATTTTTCAAAAAAGTATTAATAGGTAAACACGCTTTTGACCGCGAATTGATTTGGCAAGAGCTAGAGCACTGGCAACGTGGCAGTGCAGGGCAGCTAACAGACAGAGCTCTGGCCGTGGTTGATCAAGCGTTATGGGATCTAGCTGGACGAGCATTGAATACTCCAGTTTACCGTTTGATTGGAGGCTACCGTGACAAAGTGCCTGCATATGGCAGCACTATGTGTGGAGATGAACTTGAAGGTGGGTTAGCAACACCGGAAGATTACGCTCGTTTTGCAGAGCAACTCGTTAATAAAGGGTACAAAGGCATTAAGTTACATACTTGGATGCCTCCAGTTTCATTTGCACCAAGTGTGATCATGGACATTAAAGCTTGTGAGGCGGTCCGTGAAGCCGTTGGACCACACATCGCACTGATGCTTGATGGATTTCATTGGTATAGCCGCACAGAGGCATACACCATAGGTAAAGCGTTGCAGCGTCTTGATTTTGCATGGTTTGAAGAGCCAATGAACGAGCAAAGTACGGCTTCTTATGCATGGTTGAAGAGTAAGCTGGATATCCCAGTTCTTGGCCCTGAGTCTGCATCAGGCAAGCATCATACCCGTGCAGAATGGGTACTTTCACAAAGCTGCGACATTTTACGCGCAGGTGTTCCGGGTGTCGGTGGAATCAGTCCGACCTTAAAAACTGCCCATTTGGCGGAAGCATTTGGCATGAACTGCGAAGTGCATGGTAACGGCGCAGCGAACCTTGCCGTTTGTGCAGCGATTAAAAACTGTCAGTGGTATGAACGAGGCTTGTTGCACCCGTTCTTAAACTACGACGAAGTTCCTGATTATTTAAACAGCCTGCCTGATCCTATGGATGAGGAGGGATTTGTACATCTATCCCAAGAACCCGGTTTAGGTGAAGACATTAACTTTGCTTACATCGAAGAAAATACAACGAACGAATTCCAATAA